In Bacteroidota bacterium, the following are encoded in one genomic region:
- a CDS encoding T9SS type A sorting domain-containing protein, producing MKKLFTHKILVLSAIALALMAAGTALKNGGGAPVSHTNAPAEANCTTSGCHSGSLNPTSSNLANLTLTGTFTGNGYIPDSTYTMTLTYAQSGINRFGMELTCLTKTGSNPAGTLTAGSGSQKMTGTVTGKTREYLTHTSASSSGSRTWVFTWTAPSTNVDTVMFYVVVNAANSDGTTSGDQIYAKEFKFGPSSLLPIASIMANKTTICVGDTVKFSGSGTNSPTSYAWKFRGTPSTSSAQNPEVIYNNPGTFFDTLRVFNVKGSSAPATVKITVTSKPSANIISTLPGNTICEGDTVTVSAAFSSTNKYKWDTGNPGDTFNVVKITQGGTYRVTVTSAGGCSSVSAPVTVTVKPKPVVTITTSAVNDSVCQGDSVTYTATAGNDNYTFSVNSTTVQNSASNSIRILPASGTVVSVIAQKNGCQSSAVQKTVTVVAPAAGPTISCGTPTTSDVTFNWTTVAGATGYEVSTDTGKTWNSPSTGAAGTSHTITGLGFSTSVKLWVRANTSSLCGKSQTSNQTCATLSCSGVTYKTTIGDTLLCPGDSTTITLSDFSTSKYSIKFNNGSFASDTVFWAKPNATTNYPFEIIDSTKLNCGAAPFTVSVGVDNVPTLTATAVPGTTVCFGKTINLTSSTGFSSYTAFKNSVPTGTPNATGAFNNLTVVSGDKMTVEGQTSAGCKATSNELTFVVNPLPKPGFTATINNKSVTFDDTTTTSNIRVWTFGDNTAPVITTKNPTHNYATVGTFDVKLVVIDNNQCVDSVTKQITTTNVSVGEIAGLNGLDVYPNPTTGVLQLNINWQGNSVLTVKVTDITGKTVYTEAIEDKGAIKQTINLQHLPNGTYLLHLQSADGEKTLKVLKQDK from the coding sequence ATGAAAAAACTATTTACCCACAAAATTCTCGTCTTATCTGCTATTGCCCTTGCTTTAATGGCGGCCGGTACGGCACTTAAAAACGGCGGAGGAGCACCGGTATCGCATACCAATGCCCCTGCTGAAGCCAACTGTACCACATCAGGTTGTCATAGCGGCTCACTTAACCCTACTTCATCAAACCTGGCTAACTTAACTCTTACAGGAACATTTACAGGTAACGGTTACATACCCGATAGTACCTATACAATGACCCTTACATACGCCCAAAGCGGTATCAACCGTTTCGGTATGGAGTTGACCTGTCTTACAAAAACCGGAAGCAACCCTGCCGGTACGTTAACAGCAGGTAGCGGAAGTCAAAAAATGACCGGAACAGTTACCGGCAAAACACGCGAATACTTAACACATACTTCGGCCTCATCATCAGGCTCAAGGACTTGGGTATTTACTTGGACTGCCCCATCAACCAACGTTGATACGGTTATGTTTTATGTGGTTGTGAACGCTGCTAACAGCGATGGTACTACCAGCGGTGACCAGATTTACGCGAAAGAGTTCAAATTCGGCCCTTCGTCATTGTTGCCTATTGCCTCTATTATGGCAAACAAAACCACTATTTGTGTTGGCGACACTGTGAAGTTTAGCGGAAGCGGAACAAACAGTCCTACCAGCTATGCTTGGAAATTCAGAGGAACTCCCTCAACCAGCTCAGCCCAAAACCCTGAGGTTATTTATAATAACCCCGGTACTTTCTTTGACACCTTAAGGGTGTTTAACGTTAAAGGTTCTTCGGCACCAGCAACTGTTAAAATTACCGTTACGTCAAAACCATCAGCTAATATTATCAGCACATTGCCGGGCAATACTATATGCGAAGGCGATACTGTTACTGTTTCCGCAGCTTTCTCAAGCACCAACAAGTATAAATGGGATACCGGTAATCCCGGCGATACATTTAACGTGGTGAAAATAACCCAAGGCGGCACCTATCGTGTTACGGTAACCTCTGCCGGAGGATGTAGCAGCGTTAGTGCTCCTGTAACGGTTACGGTTAAACCCAAACCCGTGGTAACAATTACTACTTCGGCTGTAAACGATTCAGTATGCCAAGGTGATAGCGTTACTTACACTGCAACCGCAGGGAATGACAATTACACATTCTCTGTAAACAGTACAACAGTACAAAACAGCGCATCAAATTCAATAAGGATACTTCCTGCATCAGGTACTGTGGTATCAGTTATTGCCCAAAAGAACGGCTGCCAAAGCAGTGCAGTGCAAAAAACAGTTACTGTTGTTGCTCCTGCTGCCGGCCCTACCATTTCATGCGGTACTCCAACAACTTCTGATGTTACCTTTAACTGGACTACTGTAGCAGGTGCTACCGGCTACGAGGTGAGCACCGATACCGGTAAAACATGGAACTCGCCCTCTACAGGTGCTGCCGGAACCAGCCACACTATTACCGGCTTAGGTTTTAGCACAAGCGTTAAACTATGGGTAAGGGCAAATACAAGCAGCCTTTGCGGCAAATCGCAAACAAGCAACCAAACTTGCGCTACCTTGTCATGCTCAGGTGTAACCTACAAAACCACCATTGGCGATACCTTGTTGTGTCCCGGCGATTCAACCACTATCACCCTTAGCGATTTTTCAACCAGCAAATACTCAATCAAGTTTAACAACGGAAGCTTTGCCTCTGATACAGTATTCTGGGCTAAACCAAACGCAACTACCAATTATCCTTTTGAGATAATAGACTCTACTAAACTAAACTGTGGTGCTGCACCATTTACAGTTTCAGTAGGAGTTGATAATGTTCCTACACTAACTGCCACAGCCGTTCCCGGAACCACCGTATGCTTTGGTAAAACAATTAACCTTACTTCAAGCACCGGCTTTAGCAGCTATACAGCTTTCAAAAACAGCGTTCCTACAGGAACTCCCAATGCTACAGGTGCATTTAACAACCTAACTGTTGTTAGCGGTGATAAAATGACTGTTGAAGGCCAAACGAGCGCAGGTTGTAAAGCAACCTCAAACGAGTTGACCTTTGTGGTTAATCCATTGCCAAAACCCGGTTTTACTGCAACTATAAACAACAAATCGGTGACGTTTGATGATACCACTACAACCTCTAACATCCGTGTTTGGACGTTTGGCGATAATACTGCACCTGTAATAACAACCAAAAACCCAACTCACAACTACGCTACAGTAGGCACGTTTGATGTGAAACTTGTAGTAATAGACAACAACCAATGTGTTGACTCAGTTACCAAGCAAATTACCACTACCAACGTATCTGTGGGCGAGATTGCCGGATTGAACGGCTTAGACGTTTATCCTAACCCAACTACCGGTGTATTACAATTGAATATTAACTGGCAAGGTAACAGTGTGTTAACTGTTAAAGTAACCGACATCACAGGTAAAACTGTTTATACAGAAGCAATTGAAGATAAAGGAGCGATTAAACAAACCATTAACCTTCAACACTTGCCTAACGGTACTTACTTATTGCACTTACAATCTGCCGACGGTGAGAAAACACTGAAAGTATTGAAACAGGACAAATAA